The following are encoded together in the Conger conger chromosome 11, fConCon1.1, whole genome shotgun sequence genome:
- the gck gene encoding hexokinase-4 isoform X1, whose protein sequence is MKVLSRRNSVVERVIMVEQFLSEFLLKKEELKEVMKRMQHEMDRGLRLETHDKASVKMLPTYVRSTPEGSEVGDFLALDLGGTNFRVMLVKVGEDEQRGWKVETKHQMYSIPEDAMTGTAEMVRTRPELFDYIAECISDFLTKHNLKHKKLPLGFTFSFPVRHEDIDKGILLNWTKGFKASGAEGNNVVGLLRDAIKRRGDFQMDVVAMVNDTVATMISCYYEDHSCEVGMIVGTGCNVCYMEEMHTVELVEGEEGRMCVNTEWGAFGDNGELDEFRLEYDRLVDEMSLNPGQQLYEKLISGKYMGELVRLVLLKLVNEDLLFNGEASDLLKTKGSFETCFVSQVESDSGDRKQIYNILTSLGLLPSEFDCDVVRLVCESVSTRAAHMCGAGLAGVINRMRERRSQEALKITVGVDGSVYKLHPCFKDRFHEIVRDLAPHCDIAFIQSEEGSGRGAALISAVACKMAACMLAQ, encoded by the exons ATGAAGGTGCTCAGTAGACGCAACTCCGTTGTGGAGCGAGTTATCATG GTGGAACAATTTCTCTCAGAGTTCCTGCTGAAGAAGGAGGAACTGAAGGAGGTCATGAAGCGGATGCAACACGAAATGGACCGCGGCTTGCGCCTGGAGACGCACGACAAGGCTAGCGTGAAGATGCTGCCCACCTACGTGCGCTCCACTCCAGAGGGCTCGG AGGTGGGAGATTTCTTAGCGCTGGATCTGGGGGGGACTAATTTCCGGGTGATGCTGGTGAAGGTGGGCGAGGACGAGCAGAGGGGCTGGAAGGTGGAGACCAAGCACCAGATGTACTCCATCCCAGAGGATGCCATGACAGGCACAGCTGAAATGGTGAGGACCAGGCCTGAG CTCTTCGACTACATTGCCGAGTGCATCTCGGACTTCCTGACCAAGCACAACCTGAAGCACAAGAAGCTCCCCCTGGGATTCACCTTCTCCTTCCCGGTGCGGCACGAGGACATAGACAAG GGTATCCTACTGAACTGGACCAAGGGCTTCAAGGCCTCTGGGGCGGAGGGAAACAACGTGGTGGGTCTGCTCAGAGACGCCATTAAAAGGAGAGGG GACTTCCAGATGGATGTTGTTGCCATGGTAAATGACACTGTGGCCACCATGATCTCTTGTTACTATGAGGACCACAGCTGTGAGGTCGGGATGATTGTAG GAACGGGCTGCAACGTGTGCTACATGGAGGAGATGCACACGGTGGAGCTCGTGGAGGGGGAAGAGGGCCGCATGTGCGTGAACACGGAGTGGGGCGCGTTCGGCGACAACGGCGAGCTGGACGAGTTTCGCCTGGAGTACGACCGATTGGTGGACGAGATGTCACTCAACCCCGGCCAACAGCT CTACGAGAAGCTGATCAGTGGGAAGTACATGGGCGAGCTGGTGCGTCTGGTGCTGCTGAAGCTGGTGAACGAGGACCTGCTGTTCAACGGCGAGGCGTCGGACCTGCTGAAGACCAAGGGCAGCTTCGAGACCTGCTTCGTGTCGCAGGTGGAGAG TGACTCGGGGGACCGCAAGCAGATCTACAACATCCTGACGTCGCTGGGCCTGCTGCCCTCCGAGTTCGACTGCGACGTCGTGCGTCTGGTGTGCGAGAGCGTGTCCACGCGGGCCGCCCACATGTGCGGGGCGGGGCTGGCGGGCGTCATCAACCGCATGAGGGAACGCCGCAGCCAGGAGGCGCTGAAGATCACCGTGGGCGTCGACGGCTCCGTGTACAAGCTGCACCCCTG CTTTAAAGACAGATTCCACGAAATCGTTCGAGATCTGGCACCTCACTGTGACATCGCCTTTATCCAATCAGAAGAGGGGAGTGGCCGGGGCGCGGCACTGATTTCCGCAGTAGcctgcaaaatggccgcctgcatGCTGGCCCAGTGA
- the gck gene encoding hexokinase-4 isoform X3 — MKVLSRRNSVVERVIMVEQFLSEFLLKKEELKEVMKRMQHEMDRGLRLETHDKASVKMLPTYVRSTPEGSEVGDFLALDLGGTNFRVMLVKVGEDEQRGWKVETKHQMYSIPEDAMTGTAEMLFDYIAECISDFLTKHNLKHKKLPLGFTFSFPVRHEDIDKGILLNWTKGFKASGAEGNNVVGLLRDAIKRRGDFQMDVVAMVNDTVATMISCYYEDHSCEVGMIVGTGCNVCYMEEMHTVELVEGEEGRMCVNTEWGAFGDNGELDEFRLEYDRLVDEMSLNPGQQLYEKLISGKYMGELVRLVLLKLVNEDLLFNGEASDLLKTKGSFETCFVSQVESDSGDRKQIYNILTSLGLLPSEFDCDVVRLVCESVSTRAAHMCGAGLAGVINRMRERRSQEALKITVGVDGSVYKLHPCFKDRFHEIVRDLAPHCDIAFIQSEEGSGRGAALISAVACKMAACMLAQ, encoded by the exons ATGAAGGTGCTCAGTAGACGCAACTCCGTTGTGGAGCGAGTTATCATG GTGGAACAATTTCTCTCAGAGTTCCTGCTGAAGAAGGAGGAACTGAAGGAGGTCATGAAGCGGATGCAACACGAAATGGACCGCGGCTTGCGCCTGGAGACGCACGACAAGGCTAGCGTGAAGATGCTGCCCACCTACGTGCGCTCCACTCCAGAGGGCTCGG AGGTGGGAGATTTCTTAGCGCTGGATCTGGGGGGGACTAATTTCCGGGTGATGCTGGTGAAGGTGGGCGAGGACGAGCAGAGGGGCTGGAAGGTGGAGACCAAGCACCAGATGTACTCCATCCCAGAGGATGCCATGACAGGCACAGCTGAAATG CTCTTCGACTACATTGCCGAGTGCATCTCGGACTTCCTGACCAAGCACAACCTGAAGCACAAGAAGCTCCCCCTGGGATTCACCTTCTCCTTCCCGGTGCGGCACGAGGACATAGACAAG GGTATCCTACTGAACTGGACCAAGGGCTTCAAGGCCTCTGGGGCGGAGGGAAACAACGTGGTGGGTCTGCTCAGAGACGCCATTAAAAGGAGAGGG GACTTCCAGATGGATGTTGTTGCCATGGTAAATGACACTGTGGCCACCATGATCTCTTGTTACTATGAGGACCACAGCTGTGAGGTCGGGATGATTGTAG GAACGGGCTGCAACGTGTGCTACATGGAGGAGATGCACACGGTGGAGCTCGTGGAGGGGGAAGAGGGCCGCATGTGCGTGAACACGGAGTGGGGCGCGTTCGGCGACAACGGCGAGCTGGACGAGTTTCGCCTGGAGTACGACCGATTGGTGGACGAGATGTCACTCAACCCCGGCCAACAGCT CTACGAGAAGCTGATCAGTGGGAAGTACATGGGCGAGCTGGTGCGTCTGGTGCTGCTGAAGCTGGTGAACGAGGACCTGCTGTTCAACGGCGAGGCGTCGGACCTGCTGAAGACCAAGGGCAGCTTCGAGACCTGCTTCGTGTCGCAGGTGGAGAG TGACTCGGGGGACCGCAAGCAGATCTACAACATCCTGACGTCGCTGGGCCTGCTGCCCTCCGAGTTCGACTGCGACGTCGTGCGTCTGGTGTGCGAGAGCGTGTCCACGCGGGCCGCCCACATGTGCGGGGCGGGGCTGGCGGGCGTCATCAACCGCATGAGGGAACGCCGCAGCCAGGAGGCGCTGAAGATCACCGTGGGCGTCGACGGCTCCGTGTACAAGCTGCACCCCTG CTTTAAAGACAGATTCCACGAAATCGTTCGAGATCTGGCACCTCACTGTGACATCGCCTTTATCCAATCAGAAGAGGGGAGTGGCCGGGGCGCGGCACTGATTTCCGCAGTAGcctgcaaaatggccgcctgcatGCTGGCCCAGTGA
- the gck gene encoding hexokinase-4 isoform X2 — translation MTGGICIMDPCNMGKVEQFLSEFLLKKEELKEVMKRMQHEMDRGLRLETHDKASVKMLPTYVRSTPEGSEVGDFLALDLGGTNFRVMLVKVGEDEQRGWKVETKHQMYSIPEDAMTGTAEMVRTRPELFDYIAECISDFLTKHNLKHKKLPLGFTFSFPVRHEDIDKGILLNWTKGFKASGAEGNNVVGLLRDAIKRRGDFQMDVVAMVNDTVATMISCYYEDHSCEVGMIVGTGCNVCYMEEMHTVELVEGEEGRMCVNTEWGAFGDNGELDEFRLEYDRLVDEMSLNPGQQLYEKLISGKYMGELVRLVLLKLVNEDLLFNGEASDLLKTKGSFETCFVSQVESDSGDRKQIYNILTSLGLLPSEFDCDVVRLVCESVSTRAAHMCGAGLAGVINRMRERRSQEALKITVGVDGSVYKLHPCFKDRFHEIVRDLAPHCDIAFIQSEEGSGRGAALISAVACKMAACMLAQ, via the exons GTGGAACAATTTCTCTCAGAGTTCCTGCTGAAGAAGGAGGAACTGAAGGAGGTCATGAAGCGGATGCAACACGAAATGGACCGCGGCTTGCGCCTGGAGACGCACGACAAGGCTAGCGTGAAGATGCTGCCCACCTACGTGCGCTCCACTCCAGAGGGCTCGG AGGTGGGAGATTTCTTAGCGCTGGATCTGGGGGGGACTAATTTCCGGGTGATGCTGGTGAAGGTGGGCGAGGACGAGCAGAGGGGCTGGAAGGTGGAGACCAAGCACCAGATGTACTCCATCCCAGAGGATGCCATGACAGGCACAGCTGAAATGGTGAGGACCAGGCCTGAG CTCTTCGACTACATTGCCGAGTGCATCTCGGACTTCCTGACCAAGCACAACCTGAAGCACAAGAAGCTCCCCCTGGGATTCACCTTCTCCTTCCCGGTGCGGCACGAGGACATAGACAAG GGTATCCTACTGAACTGGACCAAGGGCTTCAAGGCCTCTGGGGCGGAGGGAAACAACGTGGTGGGTCTGCTCAGAGACGCCATTAAAAGGAGAGGG GACTTCCAGATGGATGTTGTTGCCATGGTAAATGACACTGTGGCCACCATGATCTCTTGTTACTATGAGGACCACAGCTGTGAGGTCGGGATGATTGTAG GAACGGGCTGCAACGTGTGCTACATGGAGGAGATGCACACGGTGGAGCTCGTGGAGGGGGAAGAGGGCCGCATGTGCGTGAACACGGAGTGGGGCGCGTTCGGCGACAACGGCGAGCTGGACGAGTTTCGCCTGGAGTACGACCGATTGGTGGACGAGATGTCACTCAACCCCGGCCAACAGCT CTACGAGAAGCTGATCAGTGGGAAGTACATGGGCGAGCTGGTGCGTCTGGTGCTGCTGAAGCTGGTGAACGAGGACCTGCTGTTCAACGGCGAGGCGTCGGACCTGCTGAAGACCAAGGGCAGCTTCGAGACCTGCTTCGTGTCGCAGGTGGAGAG TGACTCGGGGGACCGCAAGCAGATCTACAACATCCTGACGTCGCTGGGCCTGCTGCCCTCCGAGTTCGACTGCGACGTCGTGCGTCTGGTGTGCGAGAGCGTGTCCACGCGGGCCGCCCACATGTGCGGGGCGGGGCTGGCGGGCGTCATCAACCGCATGAGGGAACGCCGCAGCCAGGAGGCGCTGAAGATCACCGTGGGCGTCGACGGCTCCGTGTACAAGCTGCACCCCTG CTTTAAAGACAGATTCCACGAAATCGTTCGAGATCTGGCACCTCACTGTGACATCGCCTTTATCCAATCAGAAGAGGGGAGTGGCCGGGGCGCGGCACTGATTTCCGCAGTAGcctgcaaaatggccgcctgcatGCTGGCCCAGTGA
- the gck gene encoding hexokinase-4 isoform X4, translated as MKRMQHEMDRGLRLETHDKASVKMLPTYVRSTPEGSEVGDFLALDLGGTNFRVMLVKVGEDEQRGWKVETKHQMYSIPEDAMTGTAEMVRTRPELFDYIAECISDFLTKHNLKHKKLPLGFTFSFPVRHEDIDKGILLNWTKGFKASGAEGNNVVGLLRDAIKRRGDFQMDVVAMVNDTVATMISCYYEDHSCEVGMIVGTGCNVCYMEEMHTVELVEGEEGRMCVNTEWGAFGDNGELDEFRLEYDRLVDEMSLNPGQQLYEKLISGKYMGELVRLVLLKLVNEDLLFNGEASDLLKTKGSFETCFVSQVESDSGDRKQIYNILTSLGLLPSEFDCDVVRLVCESVSTRAAHMCGAGLAGVINRMRERRSQEALKITVGVDGSVYKLHPCFKDRFHEIVRDLAPHCDIAFIQSEEGSGRGAALISAVACKMAACMLAQ; from the exons ATGAAGCGGATGCAACACGAAATGGACCGCGGCTTGCGCCTGGAGACGCACGACAAGGCTAGCGTGAAGATGCTGCCCACCTACGTGCGCTCCACTCCAGAGGGCTCGG AGGTGGGAGATTTCTTAGCGCTGGATCTGGGGGGGACTAATTTCCGGGTGATGCTGGTGAAGGTGGGCGAGGACGAGCAGAGGGGCTGGAAGGTGGAGACCAAGCACCAGATGTACTCCATCCCAGAGGATGCCATGACAGGCACAGCTGAAATGGTGAGGACCAGGCCTGAG CTCTTCGACTACATTGCCGAGTGCATCTCGGACTTCCTGACCAAGCACAACCTGAAGCACAAGAAGCTCCCCCTGGGATTCACCTTCTCCTTCCCGGTGCGGCACGAGGACATAGACAAG GGTATCCTACTGAACTGGACCAAGGGCTTCAAGGCCTCTGGGGCGGAGGGAAACAACGTGGTGGGTCTGCTCAGAGACGCCATTAAAAGGAGAGGG GACTTCCAGATGGATGTTGTTGCCATGGTAAATGACACTGTGGCCACCATGATCTCTTGTTACTATGAGGACCACAGCTGTGAGGTCGGGATGATTGTAG GAACGGGCTGCAACGTGTGCTACATGGAGGAGATGCACACGGTGGAGCTCGTGGAGGGGGAAGAGGGCCGCATGTGCGTGAACACGGAGTGGGGCGCGTTCGGCGACAACGGCGAGCTGGACGAGTTTCGCCTGGAGTACGACCGATTGGTGGACGAGATGTCACTCAACCCCGGCCAACAGCT CTACGAGAAGCTGATCAGTGGGAAGTACATGGGCGAGCTGGTGCGTCTGGTGCTGCTGAAGCTGGTGAACGAGGACCTGCTGTTCAACGGCGAGGCGTCGGACCTGCTGAAGACCAAGGGCAGCTTCGAGACCTGCTTCGTGTCGCAGGTGGAGAG TGACTCGGGGGACCGCAAGCAGATCTACAACATCCTGACGTCGCTGGGCCTGCTGCCCTCCGAGTTCGACTGCGACGTCGTGCGTCTGGTGTGCGAGAGCGTGTCCACGCGGGCCGCCCACATGTGCGGGGCGGGGCTGGCGGGCGTCATCAACCGCATGAGGGAACGCCGCAGCCAGGAGGCGCTGAAGATCACCGTGGGCGTCGACGGCTCCGTGTACAAGCTGCACCCCTG CTTTAAAGACAGATTCCACGAAATCGTTCGAGATCTGGCACCTCACTGTGACATCGCCTTTATCCAATCAGAAGAGGGGAGTGGCCGGGGCGCGGCACTGATTTCCGCAGTAGcctgcaaaatggccgcctgcatGCTGGCCCAGTGA